ACCACACCTGCACTGAAGATCAAGGTATTTACCAGTGACTTGGAGAACAGCGGGTCTGCGAACAACAGGCGAAAGTTCTCAAGCCCGTTAAACACACTTGTTCCAAAGAGCAGATTCTTCTCTTGTACACTGTACAGGAACACCGAAACCAGTGGGAGCAGGACGAAGAAAACGAATCCTGCCATCTGTGGGGTTATGAATGCCCATCCAATGATGGCATCCCGCCGATGATTTGCTTTCAAGGAATGTTGTTTCATTCGTCCATACTCCTACCCGCCTTACTTACTATTTGATGTACTTTGCGTAGACTGCAGCAACCTCATCAAGGATAGCACCTACATTTGCATTCTTCTGCCAGAGCTTGTCAAATACCATCTTCGATTCCACTTCAATCTGGGGATACTTCACATGACTGGGAAGTACACGACCGGTCTTGATGGATGCAGCAACTGCATTCTGCATTTGTTCCTTGCTTACACTCTTGTTACTGGTGAGGAATGCCTCTGATTCAAGAACAGACTTTCTTGCTGGTGGCCAAATACCACTCATGGCAGCAACTGAGTCCTTGTTGGTCATGTAGGCAACCAATTCACTGGCAAGAGAGGCCTGCTTACCCTTGGAGTGGGCACCGATGGCAGCCTGACCAATAACAGGGGATTTCCCTTCAGGACCGGAAGGCATTGGGGCGATCCCCCATGCAAATGAGGCATCATTGAGCTTGGATACGCGGCTGATCTGACCAACGGTCATGGCAGCATTCCCTGCAAAGAAGTCACTTTGGTTCCCTGGAGGAACAACAGAGGCATCCTGGTAGACCATGTCATGGAAAAGCTGTACAGCAGCGACAGATGCATCACTATTGATCAAGACCTGTCCATCATCGGTCCAGAAATCACCACCATAGGAACGGACAATTGGTGCAAGGTTGTGGAGGATACGGGCATCATAGCCCTGTCCATCTACAGTCTGGAAACCCCAAACACCAGTCTTTTCCTTGATCGTCTTACTTGCCATCTTGAAGGCTTCCCAATCCCAGGCACCCTCTGCTGCATACTGCTCAGGAGTTTTTACCCCAGCCTTGGCAAAGAGGTCCTCGTTGTAGAGGATGAAGAAGGGAGAGGTTGAGAAAGGTATTGCATACACATTCCCATC
This sequence is a window from uncultured Sphaerochaeta sp.. Protein-coding genes within it:
- a CDS encoding sugar ABC transporter substrate-binding protein — translated: MKTNQTKGVVRLLTFLLVLFLAMGMAFAAGAKEEAAPSGPVSMTIATWTSNPDQIALLDSFVQGFAAQKGIEIDATFESIPFAEYNTKLSLELQGQNGPDLFWVLETAAPAFIESGLLANLNDGMKAYDPQDISSDALELWSKDGNVYAIPFSTSPFFILYNEDLFAKAGVKTPEQYAAEGAWDWEAFKMASKTIKEKTGVWGFQTVDGQGYDARILHNLAPIVRSYGGDFWTDDGQVLINSDASVAAVQLFHDMVYQDASVVPPGNQSDFFAGNAAMTVGQISRVSKLNDASFAWGIAPMPSGPEGKSPVIGQAAIGAHSKGKQASLASELVAYMTNKDSVAAMSGIWPPARKSVLESEAFLTSNKSVSKEQMQNAVAASIKTGRVLPSHVKYPQIEVESKMVFDKLWQKNANVGAILDEVAAVYAKYIK